In Amycolatopsis sp. FBCC-B4732, the genomic stretch CATCCACCGCGAAATGATCCACCACTGCGCCGAAGTCCTCCTGCTGCGCGACCTGTACCGCAGCCGTGAGCTGTAACGGGGAGTCACCGTCGGCCCGATTCACGGGTATCGAGAACGGCTTCCGAGGGGGACCTGCGCATGCTCTACCGACTCCGCCCGAAAGGCGCGCTGACCTGGTGTGACGTGCCCGGCTACGTGGTCTGCCGCGCCGACGACCAGCCCCCGCCCGACTGGGAGCGGCTGTCGTGGGTGCCCGCGGAGACGCGCGAGTTCAGCGCCGACCTCCTGCGGATCGCCGTCCGGTACGGCGCGCGCTCGGGCAGCGGGATCATCCTCGACGCCCGGCACACCGAGGACCTGGGCCGGGCGGACGAGCTGCGCTGCGACCGGATCGCCGCCGCGCTGGCCCGGGCGGACCGGTGCGAGAGCGCGGACGAGGACCTGGAGTGGACCCGCGCCGAGGCCGCGGCCCGCCAGGCCGAAGCGGACCTCGCCGAGCTCCTGGCGGTGCCGCCGCAGCCGCACCTGGTCGCGCACTGGTGCCGGCTCGGCGGCCACTACCCCGACTGACGGACCGCCTCGTGGGTGTTCAGAAGGGTGCTAACCCTCCTGAACACCCACGACCGGGCGGCGGGGCAGGACCAGGAAGCCGAGGGCCAGGCCGAGCAGGGCCGGGACGCCGTGGTTGTCGTGCGCGACCGTGTCCACCACGGCCAGCACCGGCACCGCGAACGCCATGACCCGGAACTGGATCGGCAGCACCACGCCGTAGCGGCGCAAAGCCGTCATCACCACCGCCGCCAGGCCGCCGATCAGGCCCGCCACGCACATCGAGTTGCCCGCCCCGACCGGGTTGAGCCAGACGTAGCTCGTGAACTGGCCGAACAGGCCGCAGCCGAAGTACAGCAGCAGCCAGCGGGCGCGGCCGAACACGCGCTCGGCGAGCGTGCCGAACACCGCCAGCCAGAGCAGGTTCGAGACCAGGCCGAACGCCCACGCGTCCTGGAAGAACATGCCCGTCACCAGGCGGTACCACTCGCCCGCGTCGATGCCGGCCGCGTCGCGGACGACGTGGTCGTAGAGCCCGCGGACTGCCAGCTGCGCGATCCCGCACGCCAGTGTCACCGCGAACACCGCGGCCGTCAGGTACGGACGGCGGGTGGGCCCGGTGAGGGCCGCGAACGGGTTGCGGGATGCGGCGCGCGCGCTCATGGACGAAAATCTAGGCGCGTCCCCGCCGCCACACCCCCGACGTTTGTCACGTTCAGCCCAGGGAAGGCACCACCATGCGAGCGACAGTCATCTACGGCGCCGGCGACGTCCGGGTCGAGACCGTGCCGGACCCGAAACTGGCCGAGCCCACCGACGTCATCCTGCGGGTCGTGCGGTCCTGCATCTGCGGCAGCGACCTCTGGCCCTACGCCGACATGCCGCCGCGCGAGCACGGGCGCCGGATCGGCCACGAGTTCCTCGGCGTCGTCGAAGAGACCGGCGCCGACGTCACCACCCTCAAGAAGGGCGACCTCGCCGTCGCGCCGTTCGTCTGGTCCGACAACACCTGCGAGTTCTGCCGCGAAGGCCTCCAGACGTCCTGCCTGCACGGCGGCGGCTGGGGCGCGAAGGGCGTCGACGGGGGCCAAGGCGAGGCCGTGCGCGTGCCGCAGGCCGACGGCACCCTGGTCAAGCTGCCGCACACCGAGGACGACGACCTGCTCGCGTCCCTGCTGACGCTGTCGGACGTCTTCTCCACCGGCCACCACGCCGCCGTGAAGGCGGGCGTGCGCGAAGGCCAGAACGTCACCGTGATCGGCGACGGCGCGGTCGGGCTCTCCGCCGTCCTCGCGGCGAAACGCCTGGGCGCCGACCGGATCGTCCTGATGGGACGGCACCGGGCCCGCACCGACCTCGGCCGCGAGTTCGGCGCGACCGACGTCGTCGCCGAGCGCGGGGACGAAGGCATCGAGAAGGTGCGCGAACTGACGAACGGCCAGGGCACGCACGCCGTGCTCGAGTGCGTCGGCACGAAGGGCGCGTTCGAGATGGGCGTCGGCGTCGTGCGCGCGGGCGGCGCGGTCAGCCGCGTCGGGCTGCCGCAGTACGAAGACGCGCCCGCCGGCGTCGGCGTCTTCCGCCGCAACGTCACCATCACCGGCGGCGTCGCGCCCGCCCGGCACTACATCCCCGAGCTGCTGCCGGACGTCCTCGAGGGCAGGTACCGGCCGGGTCGCGTCTTCGACCGGACCATCGACGTCGAGGGCGTGCCGGACGGCTACCGCGCGATGGCGGACCGCGAAGCGCTGAAGGTGCTCATCAAGCCGTGACCCGTCCGGGTGGGGGTCCCACGCCCGGCCCGCCACCCGGATTACGTTGGTGCGCATGGACATGATCACCCCCGAGCCGCGCCCCGCCTGGATCGCCGGCCGCCCCGAGGCGGGCGCCACCACCCTCGTCGTGCACCACCCGTACGACGGCAGCGAGGTCGCCACGGTCGCCGTGCCCGGGCCGGAGCAGGTCGAGCGCGCGGTCGCGGCCGCGGCGTCGGTCGCGCGCGAGTTCCGCGGTACGCCCGCGCACGTCCGCGCGGGCGCGCTGGACCACGTCTCCCGGGTGCTCGCCGCGCGTGCCGAGGAGATCGCCGAGGTGATCACGGCCGAGAACGGCAAGCCGCTCAAGTGGGCCGAGGCCGAGGTCACCCGCGCGGTTTCGGTGTTCCGCATCGCCGCCGAGGAGGCCCGCCGGTTCACCGGCGACGTCCAGCGCCTCGACACCGACCCCGCGGGCGAGGCGCGGCTGGCGCTGACCCGCCGCGTCCCGCGCGGGCCGGTGCTCGGCATCGCGCCGTTCAACTTCCCGCTGAACCTGGTGGCGCACAAGGTCGCGCCGTCGCTGGCGATCGGCGCGCCGATCATCGTCAAGCCCGCGCCGCGGACCCCGTTGTCGGCGCTGGTCCTCGGCGAGATCCTGGCCGAGACGGACCTGCCGGAAGGCGCGTTTTCGGTGCTGCCGCTGGGGAACGAGGAGACCAAGGCACTCGTCGCCGACCCGCGGCTGCCCGTGGTGTCGTTCACCGGCTCGGGCCCGGTCGGCTGGTCGCTGAAGGACGCGGCGCCGCGCAAGCACGTCGTGCTCGAACTCGGCGGCAACGCGGCGGCCGTCGTGCTGCGCGACTGGCCCGACCCCGAAGGCGCCGCGCACCGCATCGCCACCTTCGGCAACTATCAGGCCGGCCAGTCCTGCATCGCGGTGCAGCGGGTGATCGTGGACGCCGCCGTGGCCGAGGAGTTCGTGCCCGCCCTGCTGGAAGCCGTCGAGGCGCAGCGCACCGGCGACCCGTACGACCGCAACACCGACGTCGGCCCGGTCGTCGACGAAGCCGCCGCGGAACGGATCGTCGCGTGGGTGGACGAAGCCGTCGAGGCGGGCGCGAAGGTGCTGACCGGCGGCACCCGCGACGGCGCGACCGTCGCCCCGACCCTGCTCACCGAGGTCCCGCCGGACACCAAGGCGTGGAACGAAGAGATCTTCGGCCCGGTCCTCGCGGTGTCCGTTGTGGACGGTGTGGACGCCGCGTTCCGGTCGGTCAACGACTCCGCGTACGGCCTGCAGGCCGGCGTCTTCACCACCGACGTCCAGCTGGCGTTCCACGCGTCGGCCGAGCTCGAGGTCGGCGGCGTGATCATCGGCGACGTGCCGTCCTACCGCGCGGACCAGATGCCGTACGGCGGGGTGAAGGGCTCCGGCGTCGGCCGCGAAGGCGTGCTCGCGGCGATGCACGACCTGACCGAGGAGCGCGTCACGGTCTTCACCGGCATCGACCTCTAGTCCATCCATGCCCCCGCCACCACCCTCAACGGAGGAGCTTCGCTCCGCTGGTCAGCTCCTGACGCTCTGCCCGAACCGGAAGACGTTGTCGGGGTCGTACTTCTTCGCGACGTCCTGCAGCCGCTTGGCGTTGTCGCCGTAGTAGGCGGTCTTCCAGTCGGCCAGAGCCGGGTCGATGTAGTTGACGTACCCGCCACCGGCACCGGCCGCGGCGAGCCCGGCGGCGACCTCCCCGACCGACTGCGTGACCTTCTGCTGGGTCTTCGCCGTCGCGGGCGCGTAGATCTGGACGCTGGCCAGCGCGTCGCGGTGCCAGAACGCCGTCGCGTCCTTCGCCGGTTCGCCCACCTTGCCGCCGAGGCCGTCGATGAGCAGGTCGGTGCCGGTGCGGCCGTCGGCGAGCGCGACGACCTTCGCGGCGTCCACCGGGCTCGTGACGATCCGCGACGACGCCACGAACGACTGCCGGTTGGAGCTGCCGGAGAAGTAGTTCATGGCGCCGAGGTAGTCGAGGCTCTTCACGGTGCGCTGGGTCGGCCGCGCGCCGGCGTTGGTGGTCAGGTTGGTGAGCAGCGTGTTCAGCCCGGCCGCCCCGCCGACGTAGCAGCCGCCGACGCGGCACTGGACCGGCGAGCCGCCCGAAAGCACGCAGTTCGCCCAGAGCTCCGGCGGCATCGCGGCGATCCACTGCTGCCACGCGTTCAGCACGTCGGCCGCGGACCCGGCCGGGAAGTGCAGCGAGAAGACCGTCAGGTCCGGCGCCGGGTCGGTGTCGAAGGTGAACTCGGTGACGATGCCGAAGTTGCCGCCGCCCCCGCCGCGCAGCCCCCAGAACAGGTCGGGCTCGGTGTCGGCGGACGCCTTGACCAGCCGGCCGTCGGCCATGACGACCTGCGCCGAACTCAGGCGGTCGCAGGTCAGGCCGTACTTGCGGGAGAGCACGCCGATGCCGCCGCCGAGGGTCAGCCCGGCGATCCCGACCGTCGGGCAGGACCCGGCGGGCAGCGCGCGCCCGGCGCGGCCCAGCGCGGCGTAGACGTCCTTGAGCTTCGCGCCCGCGCCGATGACGGCCTGGCTGCCCTGGACTTCGACCTTGTCCAGCCCGGCGACGTCGACGACCAGCCCGCCGTCGGGCACCGAGTAGCCGGCGTAGCTGTGGCCGCCGCTGCGCGCGGCGATGGACGCGCGCCCGGCCACGGCCTGGACGCTCGCCTGGACGTCCTGGGCGGTCGACGCCGTCACGACCGCGACCGGGTTCTTGTTGTCGAAGAGCTGGTTGAACGCGCGCTTGGCGGTGTCGTAGCCGTCGGCGCCCGGGCGCAGCAGGTTCCCGGTCAGCTTGCCGCGCAGGTCGTCCCAGTTCGGCGGCCCGGTGGGCAGCCGCGAGCTGGGCGGCGCGGAGGTCGTGGGCACCGGCGCGCTCGAGGCGACGGGCGACGGCGAGCCGCCCGGCCCGCACGCGGCGGCGACGGCACCGGCGGCCGACACCCCCGCCACCCGGAGGAACGTCCTTCTGTCCACACGGTGGTGGACGCGCGGCCGTCCGGCGGGTTGCGCCTGGTCGTGCTCACTGTCCACAGCGGACTCCTCGGGGCCGGGACGCCCAGTCTAGGTCGGCGGCAGGGCGGCCCGCACCACGGCGGCGCCGGGCGGTGGCGGTCAGGACCAGGCGGGGATCCGCGGCACGGCGCCGTCCAGCGCCGACCCGTCGGAGCGCCCGCTGAGCCAGGCCAGCAGCTGCCCGCCGGTCCCGGTGACGGTCGCGCCGGGCGTGGCACCCATGGTCCATTCGAAGCCGTCGGCGACCAGGCGCAACGCGGGCAGGTGCGCGCTGCGGGAGCTGATGGCGTGCTGCACGACGTCTTCGGTGAGCGGGCCGAGCAGCCCGAGCACGCGATCGAGGTCGTACCCGCGGTCGAGGTCGGCGAGGTGGATGGTCAGCTCGGACAACCGCATCCGCGCGACGACGGCCCCGGTGACCGGCGCCCCCTGCCGGTTGCGGGCCTCACGCGCCCAGGCA encodes the following:
- a CDS encoding rhomboid family intramembrane serine protease codes for the protein MSARAASRNPFAALTGPTRRPYLTAAVFAVTLACGIAQLAVRGLYDHVVRDAAGIDAGEWYRLVTGMFFQDAWAFGLVSNLLWLAVFGTLAERVFGRARWLLLYFGCGLFGQFTSYVWLNPVGAGNSMCVAGLIGGLAAVVMTALRRYGVVLPIQFRVMAFAVPVLAVVDTVAHDNHGVPALLGLALGFLVLPRRPVVGVQEG
- a CDS encoding zinc-dependent alcohol dehydrogenase family protein; protein product: MRATVIYGAGDVRVETVPDPKLAEPTDVILRVVRSCICGSDLWPYADMPPREHGRRIGHEFLGVVEETGADVTTLKKGDLAVAPFVWSDNTCEFCREGLQTSCLHGGGWGAKGVDGGQGEAVRVPQADGTLVKLPHTEDDDLLASLLTLSDVFSTGHHAAVKAGVREGQNVTVIGDGAVGLSAVLAAKRLGADRIVLMGRHRARTDLGREFGATDVVAERGDEGIEKVRELTNGQGTHAVLECVGTKGAFEMGVGVVRAGGAVSRVGLPQYEDAPAGVGVFRRNVTITGGVAPARHYIPELLPDVLEGRYRPGRVFDRTIDVEGVPDGYRAMADREALKVLIKP
- a CDS encoding aldehyde dehydrogenase family protein, with amino-acid sequence MDMITPEPRPAWIAGRPEAGATTLVVHHPYDGSEVATVAVPGPEQVERAVAAAASVAREFRGTPAHVRAGALDHVSRVLAARAEEIAEVITAENGKPLKWAEAEVTRAVSVFRIAAEEARRFTGDVQRLDTDPAGEARLALTRRVPRGPVLGIAPFNFPLNLVAHKVAPSLAIGAPIIVKPAPRTPLSALVLGEILAETDLPEGAFSVLPLGNEETKALVADPRLPVVSFTGSGPVGWSLKDAAPRKHVVLELGGNAAAVVLRDWPDPEGAAHRIATFGNYQAGQSCIAVQRVIVDAAVAEEFVPALLEAVEAQRTGDPYDRNTDVGPVVDEAAAERIVAWVDEAVEAGAKVLTGGTRDGATVAPTLLTEVPPDTKAWNEEIFGPVLAVSVVDGVDAAFRSVNDSAYGLQAGVFTTDVQLAFHASAELEVGGVIIGDVPSYRADQMPYGGVKGSGVGREGVLAAMHDLTEERVTVFTGIDL
- a CDS encoding FAD-binding oxidoreductase, coding for MDSEHDQAQPAGRPRVHHRVDRRTFLRVAGVSAAGAVAAACGPGGSPSPVASSAPVPTTSAPPSSRLPTGPPNWDDLRGKLTGNLLRPGADGYDTAKRAFNQLFDNKNPVAVVTASTAQDVQASVQAVAGRASIAARSGGHSYAGYSVPDGGLVVDVAGLDKVEVQGSQAVIGAGAKLKDVYAALGRAGRALPAGSCPTVGIAGLTLGGGIGVLSRKYGLTCDRLSSAQVVMADGRLVKASADTEPDLFWGLRGGGGGNFGIVTEFTFDTDPAPDLTVFSLHFPAGSAADVLNAWQQWIAAMPPELWANCVLSGGSPVQCRVGGCYVGGAAGLNTLLTNLTTNAGARPTQRTVKSLDYLGAMNYFSGSSNRQSFVASSRIVTSPVDAAKVVALADGRTGTDLLIDGLGGKVGEPAKDATAFWHRDALASVQIYAPATAKTQQKVTQSVGEVAAGLAAAGAGGGYVNYIDPALADWKTAYYGDNAKRLQDVAKKYDPDNVFRFGQSVRS
- a CDS encoding maleylpyruvate isomerase family mycothiol-dependent enzyme, translated to MTTASEKAHALLDGVRTLDDEWARAIGGLGEPELRAPSALPGWSRAHVLAHLARNADGLKNLLSWAETGVETPMYASVEAREADIEASSQHSAAEILADFVASAGRFEQYAAGMPDDAWAREARNRQGAPVTGAVVARMRLSELTIHLADLDRGYDLDRVLGLLGPLTEDVVQHAISSRSAHLPALRLVADGFEWTMGATPGATVTGTGGQLLAWLSGRSDGSALDGAVPRIPAWS